Part of the Suricata suricatta isolate VVHF042 chromosome 8, meerkat_22Aug2017_6uvM2_HiC, whole genome shotgun sequence genome, CTGGGTGGAGCCCcgtgggtgggtggctgggttggttttctcccagcacagggctcacCCCCAGCACAGACCTGGGGACTTGCCGATCACTGTGCCTCTGGCCCTGCATGTCATGTGGCCCTCTAGGCTCACCTGATCTGGCCGCCACACCTGCAGTTCCCGCACACAGTAGCCCTGGGCCTGGTACTCAGCCAAGTTGCAGACGCACACACGGCCATGTTCTTGGCTGCCATGCAGCTCTGGCCAATATCGGAAACATTTGTTCTGGGAGGGAGGGTGCATTGCATCAGCTGTGCTGAAAACCCACCAGCATCCTTGCCCCTGTACCCTGTGGGGACTCATGCGTGCACCTGCATACAGAGGGGCTTTCCAGAGTTGTCCCCGAGCCCTCCAGCTGCCccaaggcagaaggagaaggaaggaggggccaGCCACCCGAACACGCGGTGGGGACGGGGCCGTCAGACCCGAGCGCATACCCGGCCTCGCTCCACCTCCCTTGTGGCCATGACAATGACACGTGTGTTCTCCTGGTGCACCATCGCCCAGAAGGCAGCCACTGTGGTCTGCAGGCAGCCCTGGGTGGCGATGTATACCTTGCCCTGTCCGTGGCCGTCCTTCTCTTCTGGATCGCTCTGTAAGGGGATGGGGGCCGGTGTGTGCAGTTTCCAGGATTCGAAGTGTCAGAGGACAATGCAAGTCTATGCAAATCATGTGCAAAGTAGCACCGGGTGCTCCCACACAGCCCCTCCTGCCCTAAGTGAGGGAGGAGCTTAGGACCGACGTTTAGTCCAGCCCACTCTGCGGACTCCTTGGAAACCACACAATCCCTCTTCAACAATGTCTACTGTCTTGTCAGGGCCCACGGATTGCTGGGGGACCTGGGTCTTTCTGGGCCTGCCAGCAGGAGTTCCAGGTTCATAACAGGGAGATGAGGTCACTGGTGTGTCCAGGCATGGCTCAAGATGTCCTGTCAGATCCatgctagacacacacacagccggCCACGCACACCCGTCACTTGCACACCCGCTGCTTGCACACCTGTCGCTCGCACACCCACCCTGATGTAGTTGGCGTTGATGTAGTTGGCTCCAGGCACACTGTCGTCCACGTCATGCAGGGTGACACGGGTGGTATCaactggggagggggagatgctGCTCAGATctccagggggagggaggggccccaCCTGCCTCCTTGCCTGCTGACCCCCTGGTGAGCAAGATGAGGGAGGAATGTGCAAAAGGGAAAGTCACCCTGGCGGTGGGAAGTGACACCCTGTCCCAGCCTCCACGTCCTTGCCGCACAGGCCCCACATGTAGCGGATGCAGCGCTGGCCCCGCACAGCCCCCGCCCTCGGCCCTCACACGGAAGGATGTTCTTGTAGCGATTCTTGGGTTTGTTCTCCAGCCgttgtccctccttcctgggATACAGGAGCCGGCATTCCTGCTGCTGCAGCatctgggggcggggcggggggagcagaaGCTTCACCCCATTGTCCCCACCTTCCCCAGAGCCTTCAGTGACTGATCTGCCTCCCCCAGACCACACCCTTCTGCTggccctcaccccagccccaaaGGACGGGAGTCTGTGGGAGAgtgggcagtggggagaggggcgggcACCTCAAATTCTTCCCAGAAGCCCTGCTTGGCCTTCTCGCTGGCATCCGTGGCCCTGCTGAGTTCCTGTACTCGGCTCTCGATGCTTGCAGCATTGATCCTCGTGGTCTTGAGGGGCTGGCGCGGAGAGGCTTGTGTCCAAGCTTAGCAGGGTCCAGCAGACCCCCAGAGCCCTCCCCCAGGGGCAGCTGCTCTGGCCCCATAGGTTTTCCCTTGGCCACCCTGCCCTCAGCACTGCCAAGCACCTTATTCCCTGGGTACCAATGCCCCTtgggccctccccaccccagtggTGAAGCGCTGTATCCTAGGGGCCATGCGCCTCGGGGCATACCTGCCTGAGGTGCACGACAGCCCCTGACTTCTCCACCATGGGGTTCTTCGTGTAGCGCTCCACCAGGCCTCTGAGAGTGTCGAAGCGTTCCCCGCCTCCCACGTCATACATCCCGTCCGGCTGTAGGGGCAGCAGTGAGGGGCCAGCCACGGCCGCCTCCCGAgccactcccctcccccgccctgctGCCACTGCCCACCTGGAAGCGGATCATGATGTGCGTGACTCGTGGCCGGCGGTCTGCCTTGTCCGGCTGCTGCGTGAGCACTGACAGCACGAAGTCCCCAGGTTTGCTCTGACTCTCCCGCACCAGGAAGGTGCCCGGACGTCCTTTTTCTATCAGCAGCTGCTCAGCCTCCTTTCCAGACAGGTGCCCATGGTACCACCTGGCCCGGGtggtggaggtgggaaggagcaCAGGTGAAACTGGAGGCCACGGCCTGCCCAGGTGAGGGGACACAGACCCACGTACAGCCAGAAGGCTCTGAGCcaagacacagacacagggacCGACAGGCGGACCCGCCCATACCTCCAGGGCCCAGGCCGGACACCTGCCCaactctctgactctccccctacCCAGGAGACGGCAGGAGTCAAGACAGGTGGGCTCTGCAGGCCCCAGGGTGGCCACCAGATGGCAGCCTGGTCCCCAGCAAGGAGGGGCAGGGCCACCTTCCCAGACCAGCTCCGTGTCCCCTCCCTGGCAGGTGCAGCTTCTGCAGGCTTCAGTATTGCAGgcaggaaaactgaggctggagTCACCAGCCAGAGGGAAGGTACCAGACCGGCCACGGCGCTCACGCTGCACACTCTCACCCCTGCAGCGAGTGCCGGGGACCTAGAGGGAACAAGGCCCAGCACCCCAGGGGAGGGGTGCATGCAGACACTCCCTCAACTTTGCTGCAGCTGTGCCGGAGCCCGAGCCCGAGCTCGAGCCACGGAGGGCAGAGGACACCCAGGGGCCATGTCCAGCAGACCTTGCACTCCTGCGACACACACATGTCCACAAACCGCAGATGCCTTCCGCTCACCGCTCCGATATGGGGTCCTGGCAGCCCAGTGGGTGCCGGAGCTCGACGGGGGCCCCACTGCGCTCGCGGAGCAGCCCCCCGCACTGGCCCATGTAGTGCTGCACCAGCTCAGCCAGCGTTGCAAACTTCTCCCCTCCATAGAGGTCGTAGTAGTCTCCCGTGTTTTGGATCTTGATGTGTGTCACCTCGTCGTGGCGCCTGGAAGGGCGGTGGCACCAGTCACTCTTGTGGTGGGGGGGGTCTGCTCCCACCAACCCCCTTCTTCCCATCACCATCCTCAGTTTCCAGAACAGTCTCTGAGCTTTTCCAGCCCTGacatctctgcctctgctcttcctctgtcaGGAACAGCCAAGGACAGGCCCCTCCGTGTCCAGCTAGTATGAGGGCCCCACCCCGCGGTGGTGGGGCTCTCCGCCCccgctgcctcctccccaccacgCAGTCAGGACTGGGCCCTCAAGATAGTTTCCTCAGGGTCACAGCACGCAATGCTATGGGGAGACCCTCAAGTCTCTTCAATGGGAAGGAAGTCCATCCTCAGGGCTGGCCTCGTGACGCCTGCTGCCTCAGCTTTAGCAGAGAGACTGGAAAGATCTAGAGACCTTTGGGAAGCCCCCTTCCCAGATCACCACTCTGCTGGTTGCAGCCTTTTCCCATTCCTCCTCCAGCCAGAACCCCTGTGGGCAGCAGTGGGGAGCACCCCCCGGACATGGGATCAGAATCACGGCCATTGAGGCCCCCTGTGCCACACACCAGACCCCTCAGAGGGCAGGAGGGACGTCCGGCCCACTCTCCACCTTGCTGGGCCCTTCTCAATGACTCCCTCCTGCTCAGAAGCCTCTGGTCAGGGGTGCCAGACTTCACCCGCCCTTGCCAAACTGTTGGCTCTGCACTCCCTGACAATCTTGGATGTCCCCGCCAGCAGGAATCCTTACTACCCAGGATACTGCCTAACACCCCTCTGGGAAGAGAGGGGAGCCTGAGCCCCACCTGTCCCCCAGTCGAGGGTGTTCAGATCACCCAGGCCTCCTGGAGCCTCAGGCCCGTTCACACCGGCCGCAGCACCCACCTTCACGCACCTGACAGACAGTGTGAAGCCCCCTGGGCAGCTCCTGCTGGGTCGCACCAGGAAGCTCCCATGCCGGCCCCGGGACAGCAGCAGCCTCTCTGCCTCAACTCCACTGATGTTGGGGTGAAACCACCTGGAATGAGGACCACAAGTTGGTGACCCCAGAGAGGTAAGGTGACACTGAGTATACTCTGGGCCCTCTGGGCCCCCTGAAATCCTGGCCCCCACACAACCTTCACGTGTGGTGCCTGTTTTGGCCCCCATGCTCAAAACCTGCCGTGGGTAGTGACCACAGGGCCTGAGGCCTGTGGGGAAGCGGGTGGGGCTGTGGGGTCCTGGGGACACAGATGAGCAGCCCCTGCAGCGGGCCGTGCGGTGCGATGGACACCCTCCAGCACCTGCACACAGCTACCACTAGGAACCGTGCCTCGAACTCTGTGTCTGGTCCCTCTGGCCTTGCCAGGGCATCCCAGCTACCGGCCAAAGGCACCTGGGGAGCCCCAGTGTCACCCAGGGCTTTCTTCCTGCCCTCACGGCCCATCAACAGACCCTGCCAGCTCCAGCACTTCAGGTGTGGGGGTGGCTGCCATCTTTTCCCACGGGGCACTGCTGGAGTCAGGGACTGCAGCCACCTTGTCCCCGCCCCAGAACAAGAGCCCGGCCTCCCTGCTCAGGGCCACCTCCACCCCGGCCACTCTCCCCGGCCCCGGCTCCTCACTCACATGAGGTTAttcaccacagggcctttgtacAGCTGTTCTCTGCTCCCTTGGCCCACATTCATATGGCTGAGAGATGCttctcatttctcattctttatgccttattttgcttaatttttcttcatagtatTTGTCACCTCTTTGACATATATGACATATTTATTGGGTTACCATCTGTCTCCCACTTAAGGAGTTAAGCTCCAGAAACTGCTCTGTGCACCGCCGTGTCGC contains:
- the LOC115298555 gene encoding tyrosine-protein phosphatase non-receptor type 11-like isoform X3 codes for the protein MGQCGGLLRERSGAPVELRHPLGCQDPISERWYHGHLSGKEAEQLLIEKGRPGTFLVRESQSKPGDFVLSVLTQQPDKADRRPRVTHIMIRFQPDGMYDVGGGERFDTLRGLVERYTKNPMVEKSGAVVHLRQPLKTTRINAASIESRVQELSRATDASEKAKQGFWEEFEMLQQQECRLLYPRKEGQRLENKPKNRYKNILPWGQQARRQVGPLPPPGDLSSISPSPVDTTRVTLHDVDDSVPGANYINANYIRSDPEEKDGHGQGKVYIATQGCLQTTVAAFWAMVHQENTRVIVMATREVERGRNKCFRYWPELHGSQEHGRVCVCNLAEYQAQGYCVRELQVWRPDQEEPRRTVKHYQYFSWPDHGVPAEPVGVLGFLDEVNRAQSSMPGAGPMVVHCSAGIGRTGTIIVIDILVDVIRRQGLDCDIDVPKTIQLVRRQRSGMVQTEAQYKFVYLALQRYIQSEQLRLREQAGAGLPPTPPTPASRRPPSEEHDYLNVGIASADPGRSPGPASSRAPAATPEGPSGLYENLRGLGR
- the LOC115298555 gene encoding tyrosine-protein phosphatase non-receptor type 11-like isoform X2, which codes for MTSRRWFHPNISGVEAERLLLSRGRHGSFLVRPSRSCPGGFTLSVRRHDEVTHIKIQNTGDYYDLYGGEKFATLAELVQHYMGQCGGLLRERSGAPVELRHPLGCQDPISERWYHGHLSGKEAEQLLIEKGRPGTFLVRESQSKPGDFVLSVLTQQPDKADRRPRVTHIMIRFQPDGMYDVGGGERFDTLRGLVERYTKNPMVEKSGAVVHLRQPLKTTRINAASIESRVQELSRATDASEKAKQGFWEEFEMLQQQECRLLYPRKEGQRLENKPKNRYKNILPFDTTRVTLHDVDDSVPGANYINANYIRSDPEEKDGHGQGKVYIATQGCLQTTVAAFWAMVHQENTRVIVMATREVERGRNKCFRYWPELHGSQEHGRVCVCNLAEYQAQGYCVRELQVWRPDQEEPRRTVKHYQYFSWPDHGVPAEPVGVLGFLDEVNRAQSSMPGAGPMVVHCSAGIGRTGTIIVIDILVDVIRRQGLDCDIDVPKTIQLVRRQRSGMVQTEAQYKFVYLALQRYIQSEQLRLREQAGAGLPPTPPTPASRRPPSEEHDYLNVGIASADPGRSPGPASSRAPAATPEGPSGLYENLRGLGR
- the LOC115298555 gene encoding tyrosine-protein phosphatase non-receptor type 11-like isoform X1 codes for the protein MTSRRWFHPNISGVEAERLLLSRGRHGSFLVRPSRSCPGGFTLSVRRHDEVTHIKIQNTGDYYDLYGGEKFATLAELVQHYMGQCGGLLRERSGAPVELRHPLGCQDPISERWYHGHLSGKEAEQLLIEKGRPGTFLVRESQSKPGDFVLSVLTQQPDKADRRPRVTHIMIRFQPDGMYDVGGGERFDTLRGLVERYTKNPMVEKSGAVVHLRQPLKTTRINAASIESRVQELSRATDASEKAKQGFWEEFEMLQQQECRLLYPRKEGQRLENKPKNRYKNILPWGQQARRQVGPLPPPGDLSSISPSPVDTTRVTLHDVDDSVPGANYINANYIRSDPEEKDGHGQGKVYIATQGCLQTTVAAFWAMVHQENTRVIVMATREVERGRNKCFRYWPELHGSQEHGRVCVCNLAEYQAQGYCVRELQVWRPDQEEPRRTVKHYQYFSWPDHGVPAEPVGVLGFLDEVNRAQSSMPGAGPMVVHCSAGIGRTGTIIVIDILVDVIRRQGLDCDIDVPKTIQLVRRQRSGMVQTEAQYKFVYLALQRYIQSEQLRLREQAGAGLPPTPPTPASRRPPSEEHDYLNVGIASADPGRSPGPASSRAPAATPEGPSGLYENLRGLGR
- the LOC115298555 gene encoding tyrosine-protein phosphatase non-receptor type 11-like isoform X4 → MTSRRWFHPNISGVEAERLLLSRGRHGSFLVRPSRSCPGGFTLSVRRHDEVTHIKIQNTGDYYDLYGGEKFATLAELVQHYMGQCGGLLRERSGAPVELRHPLGCQDPISERWYHGHLSGKEAEQLLIEKGRPGTFLVRESQSKPGDFVLSVLTQQPDKADRRPRVTHIMIRFQPDGMYDVGGGERFDTLRGLVERYTKNPMVEKSGAVVHLRQPLKTTRINAASIESRVQELSRATDASEKAKQGFWEEFEMLQQQECRLLYPRKEGQRLENKPKNRYKNILPWGQQARRQVGPLPPPGDLSSISPSPVDTTRVTLHDVDDSVPGANYINANYIRSDPEEKDGHGQGKVYIATQGCLQTTVAAFWAMVHQENTRVIVMATREVERGRNKCFRYWPELHGSQEHGRVCVCNLAEYQAQGYCVRELQVWRPDQEEPRRTVKHYQYFSWPDHGVPAEPVGVLGFLDEVNRAQSSMPGAGPMVVHCRPPGRSPQRRHRTHRHHHRD